The following coding sequences lie in one Candidatus Latescibacter sp. genomic window:
- a CDS encoding DsrE/DsrF/DrsH-like family protein, giving the protein MNEPGKRMTLIVFSNDMDKAMAAFILATGAASSGMQVTMYFTFWGLSLLRKTNPAPQSRTLVEKMFGWMLPRGADDATLSKMNFMGAGTMMMKGIMRKKSMPQLGEFLTMALSLGVKIVACTTSMEMMGIKKDDLIDGLDIGGVTTYLGSACDSGINLFI; this is encoded by the coding sequence ATGAACGAACCTGGAAAACGAATGACACTGATTGTTTTTTCCAACGATATGGACAAAGCCATGGCCGCATTTATCCTGGCGACCGGAGCAGCCTCTTCCGGCATGCAGGTGACCATGTATTTCACCTTCTGGGGGCTTTCCCTCCTTCGGAAAACGAATCCCGCTCCTCAAAGCCGTACTCTGGTGGAGAAGATGTTTGGCTGGATGCTCCCCAGGGGAGCCGACGATGCCACGCTTTCGAAGATGAACTTCATGGGAGCGGGAACAATGATGATGAAAGGCATCATGCGCAAAAAGAGTATGCCCCAGCTCGGTGAATTTCTCACCATGGCCTTATCCCTGGGAGTAAAGATTGTGGCCTGCACCACGTCCATGGAGATGATGGGTATCAAGAAAGATGACCTTATTGACGGTCTGGATATCGGGGGCGTCACCACGTATCTTGGTTCGGCGTGCGATTCGGGAATAAATCTGTTTATCTAG